One window of the Triticum dicoccoides isolate Atlit2015 ecotype Zavitan chromosome 3B, WEW_v2.0, whole genome shotgun sequence genome contains the following:
- the LOC119280124 gene encoding dirigent protein 22-like, which produces MAWIFGDVDGDETSPPALSCSCASSGLARFRVLWTGRLPDQAHSRITEAKHRLLGRKTIASAALLVLLALPIMQPQTASFEKETHFKVYWHDLMNGLTSALVACTGMTNTSKTAFGVVLVIDNPLTEGPSLNSSRLMGTYIAVSKDQLVMLMNFVFTAGKYNGSSVIIIGRNVAFTKVLEMAVVGGTGIFRLARGYAQGRTHTLVLKAGDATVEHNIFIRH; this is translated from the exons ATGGCCTGGATCTTCGGCGACGTCGACGGCGATGAGACCTCGCCGCCGGCCTTGTCGTGCAGCTGTGCATCCAGCGGATTGGCGCGCTTCAGGGTTCTTTGGACGGGGAGGCTGCCAGA CCAAGCCCACTCACGCATCACAGAAGCAAAGCACCGACTACTTGGAAGAAAAACCATAGCCTCTGCGGCGCTCTTGGTCCTCCTCGCCTTGCCCATCATGCAGCCGCAGACGGCGTCGTTCGAGAAGGAGACGCATTTTAAGGTGTATTGGCACGACTTGATGAACGGACTAACGTCGGCTCTGGTGGCATGCACGGGCATGACCAACACCTCCAAAACAGCCTTCGGCGTGGTGCTGGTCATCGACAACCCGCTCACCGAGGGGCCCAGCCTCAACTCATCCAGGCTCATGGGCACGTACATCGCCGTCAGCAAGGACCAGCTAGTGATGCTC ATGAACTTTGTCTTCACCGCCGGGAAGTACAACGGCAGCAGCGTCATCATTATTGGTCGGAATGTTGCGTTCACCAAGGTCCTTGAGATGGCTGTCGTCGGCGGTACCGGCATCTTCAGGTTGGCTCGCGGGTACGCGCAGGGCAGGACGCACACCTTAGTTCTCAAGGCCGGCGACGCCACCGTCGAGCACAACATATTCATCAGGCACTAG